A stretch of the Bacillus anthracis str. Vollum genome encodes the following:
- the yabP gene encoding sporulation protein YabP yields MNNGYSPMSSNQQNVSVEHDIIMRGRRVIDITGVKQVESFDSEEFLLETVMGFLTIRGQNLQMKNLDVEKGVVSIKGKVHEMLYIDENQGEKTKGFFSKLFK; encoded by the coding sequence GTGAATAATGGTTACTCACCTATGTCTTCTAATCAACAAAATGTTTCTGTAGAGCATGATATTATTATGCGTGGCAGGCGTGTAATTGATATTACCGGTGTAAAGCAGGTAGAGAGTTTTGATAGTGAAGAGTTTTTACTTGAGACCGTAATGGGCTTTTTAACAATTCGTGGTCAAAATTTGCAAATGAAAAATTTAGATGTAGAAAAAGGTGTTGTATCGATTAAAGGAAAAGTTCATGAGATGCTGTATATTGATGAGAATCAAGGGGAGAAAACTAAAGGCTTCTTTAGTAAGTTGTTTAAATGA
- the mazG gene encoding nucleoside triphosphate pyrophosphohydrolase — protein sequence MSGIITILGLGAGELDQLTMGVYRKIKEADHMFVRTKEHPVIEELEKEGIQYTAFDNVYEAHDTFEIVYETIANTLIEKAEGTEIIYAVPGHPLVAERTVQLLLEKGEVANIEVRIEGGQSFLDPMFASLKIDPIEGFQLIDATSFERGQLELRQHLIFCQVYDAFVASDVKLTLMEMLPDDYEVYIVTAAGTSFEQVKKVPLYMLDHETELNNLTSVYVPPVQERASLYQQFDVLREIIADLRGPNGCPWDKKQTHQSLKKYLIEEAYEVLEAIDEEDDDHLVEELGDILLQVMLHAQIGEDEGWFSIDDIIRTLSEKMVRRHPHVFGNTDVDNADEVIANWEEIKKQEKGFVKESVLDGVPKSLPQLLRAYEIQKKAGKVGFDWVDVQPMIEKALEEWQEFQQEVTNMDEAKMLSEFGDLLFAFVNIARHYKIDPEEALHSTNEKFVGRFLYMEAKVAEMNKEMQDLSLEQLDVLWEEAKQTER from the coding sequence GTGAGTGGAATCATTACTATTTTAGGATTAGGTGCTGGTGAATTAGATCAGTTAACGATGGGTGTATATCGAAAAATAAAAGAAGCAGATCACATGTTTGTTAGAACGAAGGAACATCCCGTTATAGAAGAGTTGGAGAAAGAAGGTATACAATATACTGCCTTTGACAATGTATATGAAGCGCATGATACATTTGAAATTGTATATGAAACAATTGCGAATACATTGATAGAAAAAGCTGAAGGCACAGAAATCATCTATGCTGTTCCAGGGCATCCGCTTGTAGCGGAAAGAACGGTTCAGCTACTGTTGGAAAAAGGTGAAGTAGCGAATATTGAGGTGCGAATTGAAGGTGGACAAAGTTTCCTTGATCCTATGTTTGCCAGTCTAAAGATTGATCCGATTGAAGGATTTCAATTAATTGACGCCACATCATTTGAAAGAGGACAATTAGAATTACGTCAACATTTAATCTTTTGCCAAGTATATGACGCATTCGTTGCATCTGATGTGAAATTAACATTAATGGAGATGCTGCCAGATGATTATGAAGTGTATATCGTAACAGCTGCGGGAACTTCATTTGAACAAGTTAAAAAGGTACCGTTGTACATGTTAGATCATGAAACGGAGTTGAATAACTTAACGAGTGTGTATGTACCACCAGTTCAGGAACGTGCGTCCTTGTATCAACAGTTTGATGTGCTTAGAGAAATTATTGCAGACCTGCGTGGACCGAATGGTTGCCCGTGGGATAAAAAGCAAACACATCAATCTTTAAAGAAGTATTTAATTGAGGAAGCTTATGAAGTATTGGAAGCAATTGATGAAGAGGATGATGATCACTTAGTAGAAGAACTGGGTGATATCTTATTACAAGTTATGCTGCATGCCCAAATCGGAGAAGATGAAGGTTGGTTCTCTATAGATGATATTATTCGAACTTTATCTGAGAAAATGGTTCGTCGCCACCCGCATGTATTTGGGAATACAGATGTAGATAATGCCGATGAAGTAATTGCCAATTGGGAAGAAATTAAAAAACAAGAAAAAGGATTCGTGAAAGAATCTGTTTTAGATGGAGTTCCAAAAAGTTTGCCACAGTTACTACGTGCTTATGAAATCCAGAAAAAAGCTGGCAAGGTTGGTTTTGATTGGGTTGATGTACAACCGATGATAGAGAAAGCTTTAGAAGAATGGCAAGAGTTCCAACAAGAAGTTACAAACATGGATGAGGCGAAGATGTTAAGTGAATTTGGCGATTTACTATTTGCATTTGTTAATATAGCTCGTCATTATAAAATAGATCCAGAAGAGGCGTTACATTCAACGAATGAGAAATTCGTCGGTCGTTTTTTATACATGGAAGCAAAGGTAGCTGAAATGAATAAAGAGATGCAAGATTTATCATTAGAGCAGTTAGATGTTTTATGGGAAGAGGCAAAACAGACAGAGCGTTAA
- the divIC gene encoding cell division protein DivIC produces the protein MRELRQRTIEKQSPNPVKEHIIQTDENRKRLYRRLAVFLVFAFTIIASISVTFYQQNSSIKAKEAKVKDMKKELDSLTNKEKSLKDEVQKLNDEEYVLKIARRDYFFSGKGEIIFPVSK, from the coding sequence ATGAGGGAACTGAGACAAAGAACAATCGAAAAACAGAGTCCAAATCCTGTTAAAGAGCATATAATACAAACGGATGAGAACAGGAAGCGACTTTATCGCCGTTTAGCGGTTTTTCTTGTCTTTGCTTTTACAATTATTGCGAGTATTAGTGTAACGTTTTATCAACAAAACAGTTCCATTAAAGCAAAAGAAGCAAAAGTTAAGGACATGAAAAAAGAACTGGATTCATTAACGAATAAAGAAAAGAGTCTAAAAGACGAAGTTCAAAAGTTAAATGATGAAGAGTACGTATTAAAGATTGCTAGAAGGGATTATTTCTTCTCTGGAAAAGGGGAGATAATTTTTCCTGTTTCTAAGTAG
- the spoVT gene encoding stage V sporulation protein T, with amino-acid sequence MKATGIVRRIDDLGRVVIPKEIRRTLRIREGDPLEIFVDRDGEVILKKYSPISELGDFAKEYAEALYDSLGHNVLVCDRDSIIAVSGVSKKEYLNKSVGDLIEKTMEERKSVIMTDESDVSIIDGVTEKVHSYTVGPIVANGDPIGAVIIFSKEAIISEIEHKAVNTAASFLAKQMEQ; translated from the coding sequence ATGAAAGCAACTGGAATCGTACGTCGAATTGATGATTTAGGTAGGGTAGTAATCCCAAAGGAAATTCGTAGAACTTTACGTATTCGAGAAGGGGACCCATTAGAAATATTTGTTGATCGCGATGGAGAAGTAATTTTAAAGAAATATTCTCCAATTAGCGAACTAGGTGATTTTGCAAAAGAATATGCAGAGGCTTTATATGATAGCTTAGGACATAATGTGCTTGTATGCGATCGAGATTCTATTATCGCAGTATCAGGCGTATCAAAAAAAGAATACTTAAATAAAAGCGTTGGCGATTTAATTGAAAAAACGATGGAAGAAAGAAAGTCTGTTATTATGACGGACGAAAGTGATGTTTCCATTATTGATGGTGTAACAGAAAAGGTTCATTCTTATACAGTTGGACCGATTGTTGCAAATGGAGACCCAATTGGGGCTGTCATTATTTTTTCAAAAGAAGCGATTATAAGCGAAATAGAGCACAAAGCGGTCAATACTGCTGCCAGTTTCTTAGCGAAACAAATGGAACAGTAA
- a CDS encoding RNA-binding S4 domain-containing protein yields MRLDKFLKVSRLIKRRTLAKEVADQGRISINGQVAKASSDVKVADELTIRFGQKIVTVKINELKETTKKEDAANMYSLVREEKVKAEEGLF; encoded by the coding sequence ATGCGTCTAGATAAGTTTTTAAAAGTATCACGTTTAATTAAAAGAAGAACATTGGCAAAAGAAGTAGCTGATCAAGGAAGAATATCCATTAATGGTCAAGTGGCAAAAGCGAGTTCGGATGTGAAAGTAGCTGATGAACTAACAATTCGTTTTGGTCAAAAAATAGTAACTGTAAAAATAAACGAATTGAAAGAAACGACTAAAAAAGAAGATGCAGCAAATATGTATAGCTTAGTTCGTGAAGAAAAAGTAAAGGCTGAAGAAGGCTTGTTCTAA
- a CDS encoding S1 domain-containing RNA-binding protein, with protein sequence MSIEVGSKLQGKVTGITNFGAFVELPEGLTGLVHISEVADNYVKDINDHLKVGDQVEVKVINVEKDGKIGLSIKKAKEREKTEGDRPRGEYQRGGDQQRSGRPQRNRSFNRDNRGGGNDRAPKETFEQKMARFLKDSEDRLTSLKRNTESKRGGRGARRG encoded by the coding sequence ATGTCAATCGAGGTAGGCAGCAAGTTACAGGGTAAAGTAACAGGTATTACAAATTTTGGGGCTTTTGTGGAGCTGCCAGAAGGCTTAACGGGTCTTGTTCATATTAGTGAAGTTGCTGATAATTATGTGAAAGATATTAACGATCACTTAAAAGTGGGCGACCAAGTAGAAGTAAAAGTTATTAACGTTGAAAAAGATGGTAAGATCGGTCTATCTATTAAAAAAGCGAAAGAACGTGAAAAAACAGAAGGAGATCGTCCACGTGGTGAATACCAACGCGGTGGTGATCAACAACGTTCTGGACGTCCACAACGTAATCGTTCTTTCAACAGAGATAACCGCGGTGGCGGTAACGACCGCGCTCCAAAAGAAACATTCGAGCAAAAAATGGCACGTTTCTTAAAGGATAGCGAAGATCGTTTAACTTCTTTAAAGCGTAACACTGAATCTAAACGTGGTGGCCGTGGCGCACGTCGCGGATAA
- a CDS encoding putative polysaccharide biosynthesis protein: protein MESKKYQAFWRGAIILTIASFVTKVLSAFYRIPYQNIAGDIGFYIYQQIYPFYGFCLILATYGFPIIISKMVAERLERGKKQEAEEIICVSFWFLLGIGFIGFFTLFFGAEVIATAMGDIHLDKLLRVISFSFILMPFLSVARGYFQGFNNMVPTAVSQVIEQTIRVSIIVFLSLFLIAHEFDLYTVGAGAMLGSIAGGLIGIIVLILYMRHDFRSIFFKSVKRIKGKKKIIKILFWQGLAICVSNLVLIFIQMADSVSFYSLLIGAGEPAESAKVLKGVYDRSIPLMQLGTVVTTSFSLSLIPIITAAKERGDLTFIREKVRLAMKITFVIGFAAAIGLTCIIQPTNIMLFENSDGSDVLSILSLSILFSSLSITTASILQGLGQTLKPAIFVVFGGCLKLVLNYILMPYFGAKGAAIATLVALIVISVLNSMLLMRAVSESLIDKRNMLGIVISGFSMGFVLIMFMRVLQMSGLVMDTSHRGVATFEALLGVAIGGLAYMFLILKLRVFTKAEIGTVMKKEKKEGSLKKSG, encoded by the coding sequence ATGGAATCGAAGAAGTATCAAGCCTTTTGGCGTGGGGCTATTATATTAACAATCGCAAGTTTTGTTACAAAGGTATTAAGCGCTTTTTACCGTATTCCATATCAAAATATAGCGGGTGATATTGGTTTTTATATTTACCAACAAATATATCCGTTTTATGGATTTTGTTTAATTTTAGCTACTTATGGGTTCCCCATTATAATTTCAAAAATGGTTGCGGAACGATTAGAACGAGGGAAAAAACAAGAAGCAGAAGAAATTATTTGTGTATCTTTTTGGTTTTTATTAGGAATTGGTTTCATAGGATTTTTTACATTGTTCTTTGGTGCCGAAGTAATTGCGACAGCCATGGGCGATATACACTTAGATAAGCTATTACGTGTTATTTCCTTTTCATTCATATTGATGCCGTTTTTATCTGTAGCAAGAGGATATTTCCAGGGGTTCAATAATATGGTGCCAACAGCTGTGTCGCAAGTGATAGAGCAAACGATTCGTGTTTCTATTATTGTATTTTTATCCCTATTCCTAATTGCTCATGAATTTGATTTATATACAGTTGGTGCTGGTGCTATGCTAGGTTCAATCGCAGGTGGACTGATTGGGATTATCGTACTTATACTTTATATGCGTCATGACTTTCGTTCTATATTCTTCAAAAGTGTAAAGAGGATTAAAGGGAAAAAGAAGATTATTAAAATCCTGTTTTGGCAGGGGTTAGCGATTTGTGTTAGTAACTTAGTGCTTATTTTTATACAAATGGCTGATTCTGTTTCTTTCTATTCTTTACTTATTGGAGCAGGAGAGCCGGCTGAAAGTGCAAAAGTGTTAAAAGGTGTTTATGACAGAAGTATCCCGCTTATGCAATTAGGTACTGTCGTGACAACTTCTTTCTCGTTGTCGCTTATTCCAATTATTACGGCAGCGAAGGAAAGAGGAGATCTTACCTTTATTCGAGAAAAGGTAAGGTTAGCAATGAAAATAACGTTTGTTATCGGATTTGCAGCGGCTATTGGATTAACTTGTATTATCCAGCCTACGAATATTATGTTGTTTGAAAACAGTGATGGGTCAGATGTTTTATCCATTTTATCTTTATCTATTTTATTTAGTTCATTGTCAATTACAACCGCTTCTATTTTGCAAGGGTTAGGACAAACATTAAAACCAGCAATATTTGTTGTATTTGGAGGTTGTTTGAAGCTAGTTTTAAACTATATATTAATGCCGTATTTCGGTGCGAAGGGAGCCGCAATTGCAACTTTAGTTGCATTAATTGTAATTTCCGTATTAAATAGTATGTTACTTATGCGGGCTGTATCGGAATCGCTTATCGATAAACGGAATATGTTAGGTATAGTTATTAGTGGTTTCAGTATGGGATTTGTATTAATAATGTTTATGCGTGTATTGCAAATGTCTGGATTAGTAATGGATACAAGTCATAGAGGTGTTGCAACATTTGAGGCGTTGTTAGGTGTAGCCATCGGCGGATTGGCATATATGTTTTTAATTTTAAAATTACGTGTATTTACGAAAGCGGAAATAGGAACGGTTATGAAAAAAGAGAAAAAAGAAGGTTCATTGAAGAAGAGTGGATAG
- the yabQ gene encoding spore cortex biosynthesis protein YabQ — translation MSLTIQLYTMLSMIGMGAWIGASLDTYQRFLKRQERKRWLVFIHDILFWIVQALFVFYVLLLVNEAELRIYVFLALLCGFAAYQSLLKAIYMRLLNFLIYIFVQTTHFFVQIIKLLMIKPVIIIAQLFIAFILFLFRILLSIGHVLWKMVIWILLFIWKVFFWPVRFIASLIWKLLPNRVKLFIMKHVGFLQYIAKLKGHIFQLWERIKKKLGGPRK, via the coding sequence ATGAGTTTAACAATTCAGTTGTATACGATGCTCTCAATGATCGGAATGGGTGCTTGGATTGGAGCGTCTTTAGATACATACCAACGATTTTTAAAACGTCAAGAACGTAAGCGTTGGCTTGTATTTATACATGATATACTATTTTGGATTGTCCAAGCATTATTCGTTTTTTACGTATTGCTTCTCGTAAATGAAGCTGAACTACGTATATATGTATTTTTAGCATTATTATGTGGTTTTGCGGCATATCAAAGCTTATTGAAAGCAATATACATGAGACTGTTAAATTTTCTCATCTATATTTTTGTGCAAACAACACACTTTTTTGTTCAAATTATAAAGCTACTCATGATAAAACCTGTTATTATTATAGCGCAGCTATTTATTGCATTTATATTATTCTTATTTCGTATACTGCTTTCAATTGGACATGTGTTATGGAAAATGGTGATTTGGATATTACTTTTCATATGGAAAGTTTTTTTCTGGCCTGTTCGATTTATTGCTTCGCTCATATGGAAACTTCTCCCTAATCGTGTTAAACTTTTTATAATGAAACATGTAGGGTTCCTGCAATATATAGCAAAATTGAAGGGACATATCTTCCAATTATGGGAGCGTATAAAAAAGAAGTTAGGGGGACCTCGGAAATGA